A window from Pseudomonas alloputida encodes these proteins:
- a CDS encoding DUF2130 domain-containing protein — MGAHQPHRRLPLAQQRQDRRGQVQAATTAATGLACFIFRFLRRPLEQHCETEFNRIRATAFPRAYFEKDNDARSGSKGDYIFRDSDEAGTEIVSIMFEMKNENDETATKKKNEDFLKELDKDRTEKGCEYAVLVSLLEPDSELYNTGIIDMSHRHPKMYIVRPQFFIPIITLLRNAAMNSLKYKLELALVKAQNIDITNFETQLDTFKTAFAKNYDLASRRFQTAIDEIDKSIDHLQKTKEALLGTDRNLRLANDKAQDVTIKKLTRGNPTMAAKFAELKDGGSSDAE; from the coding sequence TTGGGAGCACATCAACCTCACCGGCGATTACCTCTGGCGCAGCAGCGCCAAGATCGGCGCGGGCAAGTTCAGGCCGCTACGACCGCTGCAACCGGCTTAGCGTGCTTTATTTTCCGTTTTCTGAGGCGACCCCTTGAGCAACATTGCGAGACCGAGTTCAATCGAATTCGCGCCACCGCATTTCCGAGGGCGTATTTCGAGAAGGACAACGATGCGCGCAGCGGCAGCAAGGGAGACTACATCTTTCGCGACTCCGATGAAGCTGGCACCGAGATCGTCTCGATCATGTTCGAGATGAAGAACGAGAATGACGAAACTGCCACCAAGAAGAAGAACGAAGACTTCCTGAAGGAGCTCGACAAGGATCGCACCGAGAAGGGCTGTGAGTATGCGGTGCTAGTTTCTCTACTCGAACCGGACAGTGAGTTATATAACACTGGGATCATTGATATGTCCCACCGCCACCCGAAGATGTACATTGTTCGGCCGCAATTTTTCATTCCCATCATCACGCTGCTGCGAAATGCGGCGATGAATTCGCTCAAGTACAAATTGGAACTGGCGCTCGTGAAGGCGCAAAACATCGATATCACGAACTTCGAGACCCAGCTGGATACGTTCAAGACCGCATTCGCGAAAAACTACGACCTCGCCTCCAGGCGATTTCAGACAGCAATCGATGAAATTGACAAGTCGATCGACCACCTACAGAAGACGAAGGAGGCCCTGCTTGGCACCGACAGGAATCTTCGACTTGCGAACGACAAGGCGCAGGACGTGACGATCAAGAAGTTGACTCGGGGTAACCCAACAATGGCTGCGAAGTTCGCCGAACTCAAGGACGGCGGATCTTCTGATGCTGAATGA